A genomic segment from Paramixta manurensis encodes:
- the lrhA gene encoding transcriptional regulator LrhA, whose amino-acid sequence MTNANRPILNLDLDLLRTFVAVADLNTFAAAAAAVCRTQSAVSQQMQRLEQLVGKELFARHGRNKLLTEHGIQLLGYARKILRFNDEACTSLMYSNVQGVLTIGASDDTSDTILPFLLNRVTSVYPKLAIDVRVKRNPFMMEMLNQGEVDLVVTTSSPGSFTSQVLRTSPTLWYCAADYIFQHGEAIPLVLLDEPSPYRDMAIDHLNEAGIPWRISYVASTLAAVRAAVKAGLGVTARPVEMMSPELRVMGAAEGLPVLPDTQYLLCRNPDSENELALAIFNAMDSSNDPYNLTASGQDSSVLVDDEE is encoded by the coding sequence ATGACTAATGCAAATCGTCCGATACTCAATCTCGATCTCGATCTGCTGAGAACGTTTGTTGCGGTTGCGGATCTTAATACGTTTGCCGCCGCCGCAGCGGCCGTATGCAGAACGCAATCGGCAGTAAGCCAGCAGATGCAACGTCTGGAACAACTGGTTGGTAAAGAGTTGTTTGCCCGTCATGGGCGTAATAAGTTACTGACTGAGCACGGCATCCAACTGTTAGGTTATGCCCGAAAAATATTGCGTTTTAATGATGAAGCCTGCACCTCTCTGATGTACAGCAATGTGCAAGGCGTGTTAACCATCGGCGCATCGGATGACACTTCAGATACGATTTTACCTTTCTTACTGAACCGCGTGACGTCAGTTTATCCCAAACTGGCAATTGATGTTCGCGTGAAGCGTAATCCCTTCATGATGGAAATGCTCAACCAGGGCGAAGTCGATCTGGTTGTGACCACTTCCAGCCCAGGCTCCTTTACTTCTCAAGTGTTACGCACGTCGCCCACCTTATGGTATTGCGCAGCAGATTATATCTTTCAGCACGGCGAGGCGATTCCGCTGGTGTTGTTGGATGAGCCAAGCCCCTATCGCGATATGGCTATCGACCATTTGAACGAGGCAGGGATTCCGTGGCGTATCTCCTACGTGGCTTCGACATTAGCTGCCGTGCGTGCGGCGGTGAAGGCGGGGCTCGGCGTCACGGCGCGTCCGGTTGAAATGATGAGCCCGGAATTGCGGGTGATGGGCGCGGCGGAAGGTCTGCCCGTGTTGCCGGATACGCAATACTTACTTTGCCGCAATCCTGACAGTGAAAATGAGCTTGCGCTGGCCATTTTCAACGCGATGGATTCCAGTAACGACCCCTAT
- the yfbR gene encoding 5'-deoxynucleotidase produces the protein MNQSHFFAHLSRLKLINRWPLMRNVRTENVSEHSLQVAMVAHALAIIKNQKFNGNLNAERVAMMALYHDASEVLTGDLPTPVKYYNAQIAHEYKKIEKIARQKLIEMLPAELRDAWRPLLDEQQHSEQETALVKQADALCAYLKCLEELSAGNHEFSLAKTRLEKTLSQRRSPEMDYFIEVFVPSFNLSLDEISQDTPL, from the coding sequence ATGAACCAAAGCCATTTCTTCGCTCATCTCTCACGTCTGAAGCTGATCAACCGCTGGCCGTTGATGCGTAATGTGCGCACGGAAAATGTCTCGGAACATAGCCTGCAGGTTGCGATGGTGGCCCATGCGCTGGCCATCATAAAAAACCAAAAATTTAACGGTAATCTCAATGCTGAACGCGTGGCGATGATGGCGCTTTACCATGACGCCAGCGAAGTTCTGACTGGCGATCTGCCCACGCCGGTAAAGTATTACAATGCGCAGATCGCGCACGAATATAAAAAGATTGAAAAAATAGCGCGACAGAAACTGATTGAGATGCTGCCCGCCGAGTTGCGCGATGCCTGGCGGCCACTATTGGATGAGCAACAGCATTCAGAGCAAGAAACCGCGCTGGTCAAACAGGCTGACGCGTTATGCGCTTATCTAAAATGCCTTGAAGAACTCTCTGCCGGTAACCATGAATTTAGCCTGGCAAAAACGCGTCTGGAAAAAACACTTAGCCAACGGCGTAGCCCGGAGATGGACTACTTTATCGAGGTTTTCGTCCCCAGCTTCAACCTGTCACTGGATGAAATCTCTCAAGATACACCCTTGTAA
- a CDS encoding pyridoxal phosphate-dependent aminotransferase gives MNVIINKSGKLDNVCYDIRGPVLKEAKRLEEEGHKVLKLNIGNPAPFGFDAPDEILVDVIRNLPSAQGYCDSKGLYSARKAIMQHYQARGIRDITVEDIYIGNGVSELIVQSMQALLNSGDEMLVPAPDYPLWTAAVSLSSGKAVHYLCDESADWFPDLNDIRSKITPRTRGIVIINPNNPTGAVYSKELLMEVVEIAREHNLIIFADEIYDKILYDAAQHHSIAALAPDLLTITFNGLSKTYRVAGFRQGWMVLSGPKQHAKGYIEGLEMLASMRLCANVPAQHAIQTALGGYQSISEFIVPGGRLYEQRQRAWELINDIPGVTCVKPQGALYMFPRIDAKKFNLQDDQKMVLDFLLQEKVLLVQGTAFNWPWPDHVRIVTLPRVDELEMAVSKFGRFLQGYRQ, from the coding sequence ATGAATGTAATAATTAATAAATCCGGCAAGTTGGATAACGTCTGCTATGACATCCGCGGGCCAGTGTTAAAAGAGGCTAAACGCCTCGAAGAAGAAGGCCATAAAGTTCTCAAACTTAATATCGGTAACCCTGCCCCATTCGGCTTTGACGCGCCGGATGAGATTCTGGTCGATGTGATCAGAAATCTGCCAAGCGCTCAAGGTTACTGCGATTCGAAGGGACTTTATTCAGCCCGTAAAGCCATTATGCAGCACTATCAGGCGCGAGGAATTCGCGATATTACCGTTGAAGATATTTATATCGGTAATGGCGTATCTGAACTGATTGTGCAATCGATGCAGGCCTTGCTGAACAGCGGCGACGAGATGCTGGTTCCTGCGCCAGACTACCCGTTGTGGACCGCCGCCGTCTCGCTGTCGAGCGGAAAAGCGGTGCACTACTTATGCGATGAGTCCGCCGACTGGTTTCCCGATCTCAATGATATTCGCAGCAAGATCACGCCGCGTACCCGCGGGATTGTGATTATTAATCCGAACAACCCCACCGGGGCGGTTTATAGCAAAGAGTTGCTGATGGAAGTGGTTGAAATCGCCCGCGAGCATAATCTGATTATTTTCGCAGACGAGATCTACGACAAGATCCTTTACGACGCGGCGCAGCACCACTCTATCGCGGCATTGGCGCCTGACTTGCTGACCATTACCTTTAACGGCCTGTCAAAAACGTATCGCGTAGCGGGCTTCCGTCAAGGCTGGATGGTGCTTAGCGGGCCGAAGCAACACGCGAAGGGTTATATTGAAGGGCTGGAAATGCTGGCCTCAATGCGTCTGTGCGCGAACGTTCCCGCACAGCATGCCATTCAAACGGCGCTTGGCGGTTATCAAAGTATCAGCGAATTTATCGTTCCCGGCGGCCGGTTGTATGAACAGCGCCAACGCGCCTGGGAATTAATTAACGATATTCCCGGCGTCACCTGCGTGAAGCCTCAAGGCGCGTTGTATATGTTCCCGCGCATTGATGCGAAAAAATTTAACCTCCAGGACGATCAGAAAATGGTGCTGGATTTTCTGCTGCAGGAAAAAGTGCTGCTGGTACAAGGCACCGCGTTTAATTGGCCATGGCCGGATCACGTGCGCATTGTGACGTTGCCGCGTGTGGATGAGTTGGAAATGGCCGTCAGTAAGTTTGGTCGCTTTCTGCAGGGCTATCGCCAGTAA